A genome region from Paenibacillus pabuli includes the following:
- a CDS encoding BofC C-terminal domain-containing protein — translation MNTFKFRKQFKRRWRRWKRTAWMTASLVAITILAYSGLSISSHIERLLTTNFSEAATAMAPVTMQERSEEEVQSILGRLGSETDRLTSVVMETHYICGVETEQLGKMAIPQLKVLLQQHPEWEAQVVSSDTLQVKKHVDDLSPLCKEQAYISVDAVGNLNLYEGRPAEEKVIRTFFQMDVGSLESSLPEGVLEQLQQGIRVQDKDEYNSVISTFSDYAIDGPHKEELRNGG, via the coding sequence GTGAACACGTTTAAATTCAGAAAACAGTTTAAAAGACGATGGCGGCGTTGGAAACGAACTGCTTGGATGACTGCCTCATTGGTGGCTATAACCATACTGGCATACAGCGGGTTGTCGATTTCATCTCATATTGAGCGGTTGTTAACTACTAACTTCAGTGAGGCTGCTACGGCGATGGCTCCAGTCACCATGCAAGAACGTTCCGAAGAAGAGGTACAGAGCATATTGGGACGGCTTGGATCCGAGACGGATCGTTTAACTTCTGTTGTTATGGAGACACATTATATTTGCGGAGTTGAAACGGAACAATTAGGGAAAATGGCTATACCTCAATTAAAAGTGTTACTTCAACAGCATCCGGAATGGGAGGCGCAGGTGGTGTCTTCGGATACATTGCAAGTGAAGAAACATGTTGATGATCTTTCTCCGCTATGCAAGGAACAAGCGTATATCAGCGTGGATGCGGTGGGCAATCTCAATCTTTACGAGGGTCGACCTGCAGAAGAGAAAGTTATACGTACTTTTTTTCAAATGGATGTCGGATCGTTGGAGAGTTCTCTGCCTGAAGGGGTACTGGAGCAACTACAGCAAGGTATCCGTGTACAAGACAAAGATGAGTATAACAGTGTGATCTCGACTTTTAGCGATTATGCCATTGATGGGCCACATAAAGAAGAGCTTCGAAATGGTGGATGA
- the ruvC gene encoding crossover junction endodeoxyribonuclease RuvC: MRFLGIDPGIAIVGFGFVDKIGSKVVPVQYGCIQTEAHTPEEERLLHVYEGMVQLIDKYKPDAVALEKLFFNRNVTTAMSVSQARGVMVLAAAQKGLPIAEYTPMQIKQAIVGYGKAEKRQVQEMVKMFLRLQAIPKPDDVADALAVAVCHAHSYTLNSKLNEVLRK, encoded by the coding sequence TTGCGTTTTTTGGGAATTGACCCGGGGATTGCGATTGTCGGTTTTGGATTTGTGGATAAGATCGGTAGTAAAGTGGTACCCGTACAATATGGCTGCATTCAGACTGAAGCCCATACACCTGAAGAAGAACGGTTGCTTCACGTTTATGAGGGCATGGTGCAGTTGATCGATAAATACAAACCGGATGCAGTTGCACTGGAGAAACTTTTTTTTAACAGGAATGTAACTACAGCGATGTCTGTCAGCCAGGCGAGAGGTGTTATGGTGCTTGCTGCTGCTCAGAAGGGCTTGCCCATAGCGGAGTATACCCCAATGCAGATCAAACAAGCGATCGTAGGGTACGGTAAGGCAGAGAAGCGTCAGGTGCAGGAAATGGTCAAAATGTTTTTGCGTTTGCAGGCTATACCGAAGCCGGATGATGTAGCGGATGCTCTGGCTGTGGCTGTATGTCACGCGCACTCATATACATTAAATTCCAAGTTGAATGAGGTATTGCGAAAATGA
- the ruvA gene encoding Holliday junction branch migration protein RuvA produces the protein MIDFLRGQFVHVENEYIVLDVHGVGYRVFCPNPFAFAKQEGEITVYTHHHVREDAMLLFGFVTREEQRLFRKLIEVSGIGPKVALGILAGGTPDHVVTAIYQENLTFLTKLPGIGKKTAQRMILDLKDKLDGFGAAAYATGLFAPPSEEAGSGSAWDEARDGLKALGYTDSELDKVWLKLKKDVTSADSVDVLMKRALQMLFTG, from the coding sequence ATGATTGATTTTCTAAGAGGACAGTTCGTACATGTAGAGAATGAATATATAGTGCTTGATGTTCATGGCGTGGGATACCGTGTATTTTGTCCTAATCCGTTTGCGTTTGCGAAGCAGGAAGGCGAGATCACGGTGTATACCCATCATCATGTGCGTGAAGACGCGATGCTGCTGTTTGGGTTTGTTACAAGGGAAGAACAGCGTTTGTTCCGCAAACTGATTGAAGTATCCGGTATCGGACCAAAGGTGGCACTGGGGATATTGGCAGGCGGTACGCCAGACCATGTCGTTACAGCGATCTACCAGGAGAACCTGACATTCCTGACGAAATTGCCGGGTATCGGCAAAAAGACAGCGCAACGTATGATTTTGGATCTGAAAGACAAGCTGGACGGGTTTGGTGCAGCGGCTTATGCCACAGGTTTATTTGCCCCACCTTCTGAGGAAGCGGGAAGCGGTTCGGCCTGGGATGAGGCTCGTGACGGTTTGAAGGCTCTCGGTTATACAGACAGTGAGCTCGATAAAGTGTGGCTGAAATTGAAAAAGGATGTTACATCGGCTGATTCTGTTGATGTGTTGATGAAACGTGCGCTGCAAATGCTGTTTACCGGATAG
- the ruvB gene encoding Holliday junction branch migration DNA helicase RuvB, whose product MDDRIISANLMMEDQNVELSLRPRYLNEYIGQNKVKENLKVYIEAAKLRNEALDHVLLYGPPGLGKTTLANIVANELGVNLRTTSGPAIERPGDLAALLTNLQEGDVLFIDEIHRLHRTVEEVMYPAMEDSALDIMIGKGPSARSVRLDLPPFTLIGATTRAGLLSAPLRDRFGVISRLEFYTVDELAYIVSRSTEILGVEIVGDAAEEIALRSRGTPRIANRLLKRVRDFAQVRGDGIITQALAEEALKRLQIDPRGLDEIDHKMLTSMINSFRGGPVGLDTIAATIGEESQTIEDVYEPYLLQIGMIQRTPRGRVVTDLAYHHLGLPIPPRDGK is encoded by the coding sequence ATGGATGACCGGATTATTTCCGCCAACCTGATGATGGAGGATCAGAATGTTGAACTGAGTCTTCGTCCCCGGTATCTGAATGAATATATCGGACAAAACAAGGTCAAGGAAAATTTGAAAGTATATATTGAAGCTGCCAAATTACGCAATGAAGCATTGGATCATGTGTTACTTTACGGTCCGCCTGGACTTGGTAAAACGACGCTTGCCAATATCGTTGCCAACGAATTGGGCGTAAACTTGCGTACCACATCGGGACCGGCGATTGAACGACCAGGTGATCTGGCAGCGCTGCTGACGAATCTACAGGAAGGCGATGTCCTGTTTATTGACGAAATTCATCGTCTGCATCGTACCGTTGAAGAAGTCATGTATCCAGCTATGGAGGACTCTGCCCTTGATATTATGATCGGAAAAGGCCCAAGTGCCCGTTCCGTCCGACTGGATCTTCCGCCGTTTACCCTGATTGGGGCTACAACACGCGCTGGACTGCTGTCAGCACCGCTTCGAGACCGGTTTGGTGTGATCAGTCGGTTGGAGTTTTATACCGTGGATGAGCTGGCTTACATCGTCTCACGATCTACAGAAATTTTGGGCGTCGAGATTGTCGGCGATGCCGCAGAAGAGATTGCTCTGCGCTCCCGCGGGACACCGCGAATTGCCAATCGTTTGCTAAAACGGGTACGTGACTTTGCCCAGGTAAGGGGCGACGGGATTATTACCCAGGCACTGGCTGAAGAAGCGTTGAAACGGCTTCAGATTGACCCGCGCGGCTTGGACGAGATCGATCACAAGATGCTTACATCCATGATTAACAGTTTCCGCGGAGGCCCCGTTGGTCTGGACACGATTGCAGCTACGATTGGTGAAGAAAGTCAGACGATCGAGGATGTCTATGAACCTTATCTTCTGCAAATCGGTATGATTCAGCGTACACCAAGAGGCAGGGTGGTTACGGATCTGGCTTATCATCATCTTGGTTTGCCTATACCACCGAGGGACGGTAAGTAA
- a CDS encoding SpoIID/LytB domain-containing protein: MGKAIQTKKWSRRLKVLAAALLTVGCLQVPAFAAESNGQMIRVAMFANLGSTYKSTTPLITLESTGKWSIGSESGAGVTLPAGQIRFSADGFRVKVLETGDFKTAASAAKLLQATSDKPLLFTTTLSGKATYQLYTGNYATEALATQAVARVQKVAAAGLGGQKPVVTGNKHLSAGSYSSLQEAEAAQASFLAAGINAITILQLSGGAQGYSVWVGEAVTDAELAALKKTVEATVSGVSLTPVTNSDVLMIRQDAGLSTDTLKTAPHYTIAGSEAKAYVQGDGSGIKVLERSARTYRGDMEVSIVGGDLALVNVVPLEQYLYSVVGAEVYSSWPAEALKVQAVAARSYALQQGERFKIANVVDTTLSQAYNGIGSENDKVTSAVDATAGEVIKSGGKIVEAVFSSNAGGQTAHPSEVWNGGAGVFSNVDSHGDASAQAGLHTWYHVLLSSGVSGYIREDNVKELTTKTEAGLSKVTVTAQNTNVRPIPLIQSTVEPVAKMNPGTEAVVLAKVAQSNDYAWVRGPFTSAALVKALQGKTTTTVPASISTLEVTKRGPSGRALEVSANGQPLTVKYADTYRSALGGLPSTLFDIAGTGSYTVLGADGQTSSKTGSKGAAVLSASGTGTSSGNALVVMSGDGQARAVTQGQTFMFIGQGNGHGLGLSQWGAKGMADEGYDYQAILKHYYQNATIVKE; this comes from the coding sequence GTGGGGAAAGCAATACAAACGAAGAAGTGGAGTCGGCGGTTAAAGGTTTTGGCTGCTGCTCTCTTAACTGTGGGATGTCTGCAAGTGCCCGCTTTTGCTGCAGAGAGTAATGGGCAGATGATTCGGGTAGCCATGTTTGCAAATCTGGGGAGCACATATAAGTCAACAACCCCTCTCATCACACTTGAATCAACTGGTAAGTGGAGCATTGGATCAGAGAGTGGGGCGGGAGTAACGCTTCCTGCTGGTCAAATTCGCTTCAGTGCGGATGGCTTCCGCGTAAAGGTGCTGGAAACCGGGGACTTCAAGACTGCAGCTTCAGCGGCAAAATTGTTGCAGGCAACCAGTGACAAACCATTACTGTTTACAACGACGCTGAGCGGTAAAGCAACATATCAACTATACACAGGAAATTATGCGACAGAAGCCTTGGCTACCCAAGCCGTTGCACGAGTGCAAAAAGTGGCAGCAGCCGGGCTGGGTGGTCAAAAACCGGTGGTAACTGGAAACAAACATTTGTCAGCAGGGAGCTACAGTTCGCTTCAGGAAGCTGAGGCTGCACAGGCATCGTTCTTAGCCGCTGGAATCAATGCCATTACCATATTGCAGTTGAGTGGAGGAGCTCAAGGATATTCGGTATGGGTCGGGGAAGCGGTAACGGATGCCGAACTAGCAGCATTGAAAAAAACGGTGGAGGCCACGGTGTCGGGAGTAAGTTTAACTCCTGTAACTAACAGTGATGTGCTGATGATCCGCCAGGATGCGGGACTCAGCACAGATACGCTGAAAACTGCACCACATTACACGATTGCAGGCAGTGAAGCAAAAGCCTATGTGCAAGGTGATGGAAGTGGGATCAAAGTGTTGGAGCGTTCAGCGCGGACATACCGGGGGGACATGGAAGTTAGTATCGTAGGCGGAGATTTGGCTTTGGTCAACGTTGTCCCGCTTGAGCAGTATCTGTACTCGGTTGTTGGAGCTGAAGTATATTCATCCTGGCCGGCAGAGGCTCTGAAAGTTCAAGCCGTCGCAGCTCGCTCTTATGCACTTCAACAGGGAGAGCGATTCAAAATCGCCAATGTTGTGGATACGACACTCAGCCAAGCTTATAACGGAATAGGCTCGGAGAACGATAAAGTAACAAGCGCCGTAGACGCAACAGCAGGTGAAGTCATTAAAAGTGGCGGTAAAATCGTTGAGGCTGTGTTCTCATCCAATGCTGGCGGCCAAACGGCACACCCGTCCGAAGTATGGAACGGGGGAGCAGGTGTGTTCAGTAATGTGGACAGCCATGGAGATGCATCAGCTCAGGCGGGTTTACATACATGGTACCATGTGCTGCTGAGTTCAGGGGTTAGTGGATATATCCGTGAGGATAATGTGAAAGAATTGACGACTAAAACAGAGGCAGGATTATCCAAAGTAACAGTCACTGCCCAGAATACCAATGTACGTCCCATTCCGCTCATTCAATCCACGGTTGAACCGGTGGCCAAAATGAACCCGGGCACCGAGGCTGTTGTTTTGGCGAAAGTGGCTCAGTCCAATGATTACGCGTGGGTAAGAGGACCATTCACCTCCGCTGCGTTGGTTAAAGCCCTGCAAGGAAAAACAACGACAACTGTTCCTGCATCCATCTCAACGCTGGAAGTCACAAAGCGTGGACCTTCAGGAAGAGCTCTTGAAGTCAGTGCGAATGGACAACCTTTGACAGTCAAATATGCAGATACATATCGTTCTGCACTCGGGGGTTTGCCGAGCACTTTATTTGATATTGCAGGGACCGGAAGTTATACTGTATTAGGCGCTGACGGGCAAACTTCAAGCAAAACCGGATCGAAAGGTGCTGCTGTGTTGTCCGCTTCTGGAACGGGAACATCATCCGGTAATGCACTTGTCGTTATGAGCGGTGATGGTCAAGCCAGAGCAGTGACCCAGGGTCAGACCTTCATGTTTATTGGCCAGGGGAACGGTCACGGATTGGGCTTGTCTCAATGGGGGGCCAAAGGTATGGCAGATGAAGGGTATGATTACCAGGCAATATTGAAACACTATTATCAAAATGCGACTATTGTTAAGGAATGA
- the queA gene encoding tRNA preQ1(34) S-adenosylmethionine ribosyltransferase-isomerase QueA, producing MNVNLYDFELPEQLIAQTPLLDRTASRLLTLNKENGEVNHHSFPDIIDFLEPGDTLVLNDTRVLPARLFGTKEDTGAKAEVLLLKNVEGDRWEALVKPGKRLKAGSVIVFGDELKAVIDEEGEMGARMLTFSYNGIFQEILDRLGEMPLPPYIKETLDDRERYQTVYAKHEGSAAAPTAGLHFTDKLLDEIRAKGVNVTFITLHVGLGTFRPMSVDVVEDHEMHEEYYSLSQETADLINETKRRGNRIFAVGTTSCRTLETVGSKFENGLLQESSGWTKIFIYPGYTFKVIDGMLTNFHLPKSTLVMLVSALAGREHIMHAYEQAIQEQYRFFSFGDAMLIY from the coding sequence ATGAATGTGAACTTATATGATTTTGAATTGCCGGAGCAGCTGATTGCACAGACGCCTTTGCTTGATCGTACGGCGTCCCGGTTGCTGACTTTAAACAAGGAGAACGGTGAGGTCAACCATCACTCGTTTCCGGATATCATCGATTTTCTGGAGCCTGGCGACACATTGGTGCTGAATGACACAAGGGTTTTGCCAGCACGGTTGTTCGGTACAAAAGAAGATACCGGAGCTAAAGCAGAGGTACTTCTGCTGAAAAATGTGGAGGGGGACCGATGGGAAGCTCTTGTTAAACCAGGGAAGAGGCTGAAAGCCGGTTCTGTTATCGTATTCGGTGATGAGCTTAAGGCCGTTATTGATGAAGAGGGGGAAATGGGCGCACGCATGCTCACATTCTCCTACAATGGAATCTTCCAGGAAATCCTGGATCGCTTGGGTGAGATGCCGTTGCCTCCTTATATCAAAGAAACACTGGATGATCGTGAGAGATACCAGACGGTATATGCGAAGCACGAAGGATCAGCAGCGGCTCCAACCGCCGGGCTGCATTTTACGGATAAACTGCTGGACGAGATTCGTGCCAAAGGAGTCAATGTTACCTTTATCACGCTTCATGTTGGACTCGGGACGTTCCGCCCCATGTCTGTTGATGTTGTGGAAGATCATGAGATGCACGAAGAGTATTACTCCCTGTCTCAGGAAACGGCGGACTTAATTAATGAAACGAAGAGACGTGGTAACCGTATATTTGCAGTAGGTACGACGAGCTGTCGAACGCTTGAAACCGTGGGCAGCAAGTTTGAAAATGGTCTGCTTCAGGAAAGCAGCGGCTGGACCAAAATCTTTATTTACCCAGGTTACACCTTCAAGGTTATTGATGGTATGCTTACAAACTTCCATTTGCCGAAATCGACACTTGTTATGCTAGTTAGTGCACTTGCAGGCAGAGAACATATCATGCATGCATATGAGCAGGCGATTCAGGAGCAATACCGCTTTTTCAGCTTTGGCGATGCCATGTTGATCTATTGA
- the tgt gene encoding tRNA guanosine(34) transglycosylase Tgt, which yields MAAITYEHIKTCKQSGARLGRVHTPHGIIETPTFMPVGTQATVKTMSPEELKEMDAQIILSNTYHLFLRPGHEIVRQAGGLHKFMNWDRPILTDSGGFQVFSLSEMRKITEEGVHFRSHLNGDKKFLSPEVAMEVQNALGSDIMMAFDECPPYPAEYEYVKKSLERTSRWAERCLESHARPHDQGLFAIVQGGMHEDLRRQSAADLTSMDFPGYAIGGLSVGEPKHLMYGVLDYTVPLLPSNKPRYLMGVGSPDALIEGSIRGVDMFDCVLPTRIARNGTTMTSQGRLVVRNAKFATDFGPLDPECDCYTCRNYSRAYLRHLIKADETFGLRLTTIHNLHFLQNLMRNVRKAIMEDRLLDFRDEFFDQYGLHDNDKGF from the coding sequence ATGGCAGCAATTACGTATGAACATATCAAAACATGTAAACAATCCGGTGCGCGTCTGGGACGTGTACATACACCGCACGGTATTATCGAGACACCAACCTTTATGCCTGTAGGTACACAGGCGACGGTAAAAACGATGAGCCCTGAAGAGTTGAAGGAGATGGATGCACAGATTATTCTGAGCAACACCTATCATCTGTTCCTCAGACCGGGTCATGAGATTGTTCGCCAGGCTGGCGGTCTGCACAAGTTCATGAACTGGGATCGGCCAATTCTGACGGACAGCGGCGGGTTTCAGGTGTTTTCCCTTAGCGAAATGCGCAAAATTACAGAAGAAGGCGTTCACTTCCGTTCCCACCTGAATGGCGACAAGAAATTCCTTTCCCCTGAGGTTGCGATGGAAGTTCAGAACGCACTCGGTTCCGATATTATGATGGCATTTGATGAATGTCCTCCGTATCCAGCTGAATATGAATATGTAAAAAAATCGCTCGAGAGAACGAGCCGCTGGGCGGAACGTTGCCTCGAAAGTCATGCTCGTCCGCATGATCAAGGTCTGTTTGCGATCGTACAGGGAGGCATGCACGAGGATTTGCGTCGCCAGAGCGCCGCAGATTTGACTTCCATGGATTTCCCGGGGTATGCTATTGGTGGACTGAGTGTTGGAGAGCCGAAACATTTGATGTATGGCGTATTGGATTACACAGTACCGCTGTTACCTTCCAATAAACCACGTTATTTGATGGGAGTAGGTTCGCCCGATGCATTGATTGAGGGATCGATTCGTGGAGTGGACATGTTCGACTGTGTACTGCCGACCCGGATTGCCCGTAACGGAACAACTATGACTAGCCAGGGACGACTCGTTGTTCGTAACGCCAAGTTTGCAACAGATTTTGGTCCACTGGATCCTGAATGCGATTGCTATACTTGTCGTAACTACTCCAGAGCTTACCTGCGTCATTTGATCAAAGCGGATGAAACATTTGGCTTGCGTTTGACGACCATTCATAATCTTCATTTCTTGCAGAATTTGATGCGCAATGTGCGCAAAGCCATAATGGAAGATCGTTTGCTTGATTTCCGTGATGAATTTTTCGATCAATATGGTCTTCATGACAATGACAAAGGTTTCTGA
- the yajC gene encoding preprotein translocase subunit YajC — protein sequence MFQGMPLTAANAGGGIVSLIVPLVLMVAIFYFLMIRPQNKKQKQRNAMLNQLKKGDKIVTIGGLHGTIAEITDDVVVLRVNDVTKLTFDRNAISSAVSRETAVE from the coding sequence ATGTTTCAGGGAATGCCTTTAACAGCGGCCAACGCGGGCGGTGGAATTGTATCTTTAATCGTACCTTTGGTACTCATGGTTGCGATTTTCTACTTCTTGATGATTCGTCCACAGAACAAAAAGCAAAAGCAGCGCAATGCGATGCTGAACCAGTTGAAAAAAGGCGATAAAATTGTAACGATCGGTGGCCTTCACGGTACAATCGCTGAAATTACGGATGATGTTGTTGTACTTCGTGTAAACGATGTAACCAAGCTTACATTTGACCGTAATGCCATCAGCAGTGCAGTGAGTCGTGAAACCGCTGTTGAATAG
- a CDS encoding TIGR04086 family membrane protein, whose protein sequence is MQLIRRVISFRMSNPILSGLCHAFVWMLLGALILSLFLWMSSMREQELSLYTYVVHGLSLLVGGFVAGKRSGEKGWYHGGLTGIIYGLIVLLIGFLALDASFNWKDSLQLASAFLISALGGIFGVNTHRS, encoded by the coding sequence ATGCAGCTGATTCGCCGAGTGATTTCGTTTCGAATGTCCAACCCGATTTTGTCGGGCCTCTGCCATGCATTTGTATGGATGTTACTGGGAGCATTGATCCTCTCCCTCTTTCTCTGGATGAGCAGCATGCGGGAGCAAGAACTTTCGCTCTACACGTATGTCGTTCATGGCTTGTCCTTGCTAGTTGGGGGATTTGTAGCGGGAAAACGGTCTGGCGAAAAAGGCTGGTACCATGGAGGGCTGACCGGCATCATTTATGGATTGATCGTCTTGCTTATTGGTTTCTTGGCTTTGGATGCTTCATTCAATTGGAAAGACAGTCTGCAGCTTGCAAGCGCATTTCTGATTTCGGCACTCGGAGGAATTTTCGGGGTGAATACACACAGATCGTAG
- a CDS encoding DUF421 domain-containing protein, whose protein sequence is MYFIVYGAIRVMGKREIGKLSMFDLVVSIMLAEIAAFVIEDTEKPLYHGIVPMVTVLIVQIGMAFLSLKSRRLRLMIDGKPTVLISKGTLHRDEMRKQRYNLDDLLLQLREQNIDSIGEVEFAILETTGKLTVIPMDNSSSDQGNSSSQNNKNKPRQNKVDGFQNIKYEGLPLPLIMDGKVQDQNLELIQKTRFWLKNQIQQKGVLDFKDVFICSIDHNGKVFVSLKDDKR, encoded by the coding sequence ATGTATTTCATTGTTTATGGTGCGATTCGTGTGATGGGTAAAAGGGAAATCGGAAAGCTGTCCATGTTTGATCTGGTCGTGTCGATCATGCTTGCCGAAATCGCGGCATTTGTAATCGAGGATACCGAAAAACCGTTGTATCACGGCATTGTGCCCATGGTCACGGTACTCATTGTCCAGATTGGCATGGCTTTTCTAAGTCTCAAGAGCCGTCGATTACGACTAATGATTGATGGCAAACCGACGGTACTCATCTCCAAGGGCACACTCCATCGCGATGAAATGCGTAAGCAGCGATATAATTTGGATGACCTGCTGCTGCAGTTGCGTGAGCAGAATATCGACAGTATTGGTGAGGTTGAATTTGCCATTTTGGAGACGACGGGTAAGTTAACCGTTATCCCCATGGACAACTCTTCTTCGGACCAAGGGAACAGCTCATCGCAAAATAACAAGAACAAGCCCAGGCAGAACAAGGTCGATGGCTTTCAAAATATTAAATACGAGGGCCTACCCCTGCCACTAATTATGGATGGAAAAGTCCAGGATCAAAACCTTGAACTAATCCAAAAGACACGTTTCTGGCTGAAAAATCAGATTCAACAGAAGGGTGTGCTCGATTTCAAGGATGTATTTATATGCTCCATCGACCACAACGGCAAAGTATTCGTAAGTTTGAAAGATGATAAAAGATAG
- the spoVB gene encoding stage V sporulation protein B: protein MKKQTFIQGAMILLAAGIINRILGFIPRIALPRVIGAEGVGLYQLSYPFFIVLVTLITGGIPLAVAKLVAEADTGANRYSPQRILQISLSFTLTLGVVFMFLCIAFAPWVTRYVLTDERVYHTFVSMSPMIAIIAVSAVYRGYFQGKQNMIPTAASSITETVVRIICVIWFSWLLLPQGIAQAAAGAMLGALVGEFVGMLVLLWNYNRHKKDPERSNHLMTPQNANVPSPTLPVDSNASQTGLIRRLLAISVPVTAGRLVGSLSYLAETIVTAQSLALAGISRGLATAQYGALQGMIIPLLLLPGALTSSLATSLVPSLSEASAQGDRALIHKRMHQALRLALVTGAPFSVFMYVLAEPMCLLLYNDASIGSMLKLMAPFALFIYIQAPLQAALQALDRPGKALLNTFIGAVIKITLILLLASKPEYGIFGAVIAICVNSTVVTLLHARSVRNLLQFRFKMMDWVKTATGMVIMGAATLMVYEHTAVLLPFWLRMILAPCAGLIVYFIVMGMTRMIDFHDLSRIPIIGSWFQRRSRK, encoded by the coding sequence TTGAAGAAACAGACATTTATCCAGGGAGCCATGATCCTGCTTGCCGCAGGCATTATTAATCGCATTCTCGGTTTTATCCCCCGTATTGCACTGCCTCGCGTGATCGGAGCAGAAGGTGTTGGTTTGTATCAGCTGAGCTATCCGTTCTTCATTGTACTCGTGACATTAATTACCGGAGGCATTCCGCTCGCCGTTGCAAAACTTGTTGCTGAAGCAGATACAGGGGCCAACCGTTATTCTCCCCAGCGCATATTACAGATTAGTCTAAGCTTCACCTTGACCTTGGGCGTTGTTTTCATGTTTCTGTGCATTGCCTTTGCCCCGTGGGTTACACGTTATGTTCTTACGGATGAGAGGGTATATCATACGTTTGTAAGTATGAGTCCAATGATTGCAATTATCGCCGTATCCGCGGTGTATCGCGGTTATTTTCAGGGCAAGCAGAATATGATTCCTACTGCCGCTTCCTCGATTACGGAAACCGTTGTACGCATTATTTGCGTGATCTGGTTTTCCTGGCTGCTTCTCCCCCAGGGTATTGCTCAGGCAGCAGCAGGGGCCATGCTCGGAGCACTCGTCGGCGAATTTGTTGGCATGCTTGTATTGCTATGGAATTACAACAGACATAAAAAAGATCCCGAGCGATCCAACCATCTGATGACTCCACAGAATGCAAATGTCCCTTCACCAACACTGCCCGTTGATTCGAATGCTTCACAAACAGGATTGATCAGGCGTCTCCTGGCCATCTCTGTACCCGTAACAGCAGGCCGACTGGTAGGCTCTCTCTCCTACCTCGCTGAAACGATTGTCACCGCTCAGAGTTTGGCTCTTGCAGGGATATCCCGTGGACTCGCCACCGCCCAATATGGTGCGTTACAAGGCATGATCATTCCCCTGCTGCTGCTGCCGGGTGCACTGACTTCATCGCTTGCCACATCACTTGTCCCCTCCCTGTCTGAAGCATCCGCACAGGGTGATCGAGCCCTTATCCATAAACGCATGCATCAGGCACTGCGGCTTGCACTCGTCACAGGTGCCCCTTTTTCTGTTTTTATGTATGTGCTTGCCGAACCGATGTGTTTACTACTGTATAATGATGCATCGATTGGAAGCATGCTTAAACTGATGGCTCCATTTGCGCTGTTCATCTACATCCAGGCACCTCTTCAGGCTGCTCTACAGGCACTCGATCGTCCAGGAAAAGCTCTCCTTAATACTTTTATCGGTGCCGTAATCAAAATAACTTTGATTTTGCTGCTTGCATCCAAACCTGAATACGGTATTTTCGGTGCAGTGATTGCCATTTGTGTGAATTCAACTGTTGTTACTCTTCTACACGCCAGAAGTGTTCGCAATTTGCTTCAATTCCGGTTCAAAATGATGGATTGGGTCAAAACAGCAACCGGCATGGTGATCATGGGAGCAGCAACCCTTATGGTATATGAACATACAGCTGTTTTGCTACCTTTTTGGCTGAGAATGATCCTTGCTCCTTGTGCTGGTCTCATTGTTTATTTTATCGTCATGGGCATGACCCGCATGATTGACTTTCATGACCTTTCCCGGATCCCGATCATCGGTTCTTGGTTCCAACGCCGTTCTCGCAAATAA
- a CDS encoding post-transcriptional regulator gives MNDMELEESIEMLCRSKAEELRLVGYEYVTSKDVWNCVSHKYEKQGIPPLHQLVNDILSLKATSFMNFMTVSAYRGSSF, from the coding sequence ATGAACGATATGGAGCTGGAAGAATCCATTGAGATGTTATGTCGCAGCAAGGCGGAGGAATTAAGGCTTGTCGGGTACGAATATGTGACCAGCAAAGATGTCTGGAATTGCGTTAGTCATAAATATGAAAAACAGGGCATTCCACCGCTTCACCAATTGGTGAACGACATTTTGTCACTGAAAGCAACAAGCTTTATGAACTTTATGACCGTTTCTGCATACCGGGGGTCCTCTTTCTAA